The proteins below come from a single Acanthopagrus latus isolate v.2019 chromosome 4, fAcaLat1.1, whole genome shotgun sequence genomic window:
- the wdsub1 gene encoding WD repeat, SAM and U-box domain-containing protein 1 isoform X3, whose product MMSLICTLQDHRDDVNWCAFTSKLLATCSGDKTLRIYNTRDFSELPFSPLTGHGYGVHCCCFSACGQFLASCSTDATTLVWSMDTGEIEAVLEHPGRSPVRVCAISPDSAHLVSGASDGTLALWDFPSKQLRRTGAVNDTTMVACSFSPCSQVFVTGSTYGDLRLWNLDMNQLHTEKNAHDLGVTCCTFAPSILSGGQVVQFRLASCGQDSHLKIWSINKSSSGACKMQLLHTLTGQSAPVLSCAYSSDGQLLVSGSVDKTVAVYDAINAVLLYTLNQHERYVTACAFSPTSPLIATGSMDKTVNIWRLEDGCSTNGGKSIPGRTTAGRSKLLVSDWSEEDVSSWLVEEGLGGLVDKFTANNIDGTELLSLTKETLASELHIESVGLRSKLLRKVEELKSESVCSGIPDEFLCPITRELMREPVIAADGYSYERQAIESWINTKNRSSPMTNLPLLTTLLTPNHTLKMAIGRWKTTH is encoded by the exons ATGATGTCTCTGATTTGCACTTTACAAGACCATCGAGACGATGTCAACTGGTGTGCCTTCACCAGCAAGCTGTTAGCCACGTGTTCTGGGGACAAAACCCTCAGGATATACAACACCCGGGACTTCTCAGAGCTGCCCTTCTCGCCACTGACAGGACATGGCTACGGcgtccactgctgctgtttcagcGCCTGCGGACAGTTCCTCGCCTCGTGCTCGACTGATGCCACCACGCTGGTCTGGTCCATGGACACGGGGGAGATCGAGGCCGTCCTGGAACATCCCGGTCGCAGTCCTGTGAGGGTCTGTGCCATCTCCCCGGACTCTGCCCACCTGGTTTCCGGAGCGTCTGACGGCACTTTGGCTCTGTGGGATTTCCCCTCAAAACAGCTGCGCAG GACCGGAGCGGTGAATGACACAACAATGGTGGCCTGCTCCTTCAGCCCCTGCAGTCAGGTGTTCGTGACAGGCTCCACCTATGGAGACCTGCGTCTGTGGAACCTGGACATGAACCAGCTCCACACAGAGAAGAACGCCCACGACCTGGGGGTCACCTGCTGCACCTTCGCTCCCAGCATCCTCAGTG gcGGTCAAGTTGTGCAGTTTCGTCTGGCGTCCTGCGGGCAAGACAGTCACCTGAAGATCTGGTCCATAAACAAGTCGAGCTCTGGAG CCTGTAagatgcagctgctgcacacattAACTGGCCAGTCGGCTCCGGTCCTCTCCTGTGCGTACTCCTCAGACGGCCAGCTGCTCGTGTCTGG ctctGTGGACAAAACTGTTGCAGTCTATGATGCT ataaatgctgttttgctgtacaCACTCAACCAGCACGAGAG gtACGTGACAGCATGTGCCTTCTCTCCGACTTCACCGCTAATTGCTACAGGGTCTATGGATAAGACTGTAAACATCTGGAGGCTGGAGGACGGATGCAGCACCAACG GCGGGAAGTCGATTCCtg GGAGAACCACCGCGGGCCGATCGAAGCTGCTGGTCAGCGATTGGTCGGAGGAGGATGTGTCATCGTGGCTGGTGGAGGAAGGCCTCGGGGGATTGGTGGACAAATTCACGGCTAACAACATAGACGGGACAGAGCTGCTCAGTCTCACCAAGGAAACGCTGGCGTCAGAGCTACACATAG AGTCAGTCGGCCTGCGCAGTAAACTCctgaggaaggtggaggagctgaagagtgagtcagtgtgttcaggCATTCCTGATGAGTTCCTTTGTCCGATTACCAGAGAGCTTATGAGGGAACCAGTCATTGCTGCAG ATGGATACTCATATGAAAGACAGGCCATCGAGAGCTGGATCAACACCAAGAACCGCTCCAGCCCCATGACCAACCTCCCATTACTGACCACTCTGCTCACCCCGAACCACACCCTGAAGATGGCCATCGGCCGCTGGAAAACCACCCACTAG
- the wdsub1 gene encoding WD repeat, SAM and U-box domain-containing protein 1 isoform X1, with protein sequence MMSLICTLQDHRDDVNWCAFTSKLLATCSGDKTLRIYNTRDFSELPFSPLTGHGYGVHCCCFSACGQFLASCSTDATTLVWSMDTGEIEAVLEHPGRSPVRVCAISPDSAHLVSGASDGTLALWDFPSKQLRRTGAVNDTTMVACSFSPCSQVFVTGSTYGDLRLWNLDMNQLHTEKNAHDLGVTCCTFAPSILSGGQVVQFRLASCGQDSHLKIWSINKSSSGACKMQLLHTLTGQSAPVLSCAYSSDGQLLVSGSVDKTVAVYDAINAVLLYTLNQHERYVTACAFSPTSPLIATGSMDKTVNIWRLEDGCSTNGGKSIPERSALTSSDGRKDENMSVLQRRTTAGRSKLLVSDWSEEDVSSWLVEEGLGGLVDKFTANNIDGTELLSLTKETLASELHIESVGLRSKLLRKVEELKSESVCSGIPDEFLCPITRELMREPVIAADGYSYERQAIESWINTKNRSSPMTNLPLLTTLLTPNHTLKMAIGRWKTTH encoded by the exons ATGATGTCTCTGATTTGCACTTTACAAGACCATCGAGACGATGTCAACTGGTGTGCCTTCACCAGCAAGCTGTTAGCCACGTGTTCTGGGGACAAAACCCTCAGGATATACAACACCCGGGACTTCTCAGAGCTGCCCTTCTCGCCACTGACAGGACATGGCTACGGcgtccactgctgctgtttcagcGCCTGCGGACAGTTCCTCGCCTCGTGCTCGACTGATGCCACCACGCTGGTCTGGTCCATGGACACGGGGGAGATCGAGGCCGTCCTGGAACATCCCGGTCGCAGTCCTGTGAGGGTCTGTGCCATCTCCCCGGACTCTGCCCACCTGGTTTCCGGAGCGTCTGACGGCACTTTGGCTCTGTGGGATTTCCCCTCAAAACAGCTGCGCAG GACCGGAGCGGTGAATGACACAACAATGGTGGCCTGCTCCTTCAGCCCCTGCAGTCAGGTGTTCGTGACAGGCTCCACCTATGGAGACCTGCGTCTGTGGAACCTGGACATGAACCAGCTCCACACAGAGAAGAACGCCCACGACCTGGGGGTCACCTGCTGCACCTTCGCTCCCAGCATCCTCAGTG gcGGTCAAGTTGTGCAGTTTCGTCTGGCGTCCTGCGGGCAAGACAGTCACCTGAAGATCTGGTCCATAAACAAGTCGAGCTCTGGAG CCTGTAagatgcagctgctgcacacattAACTGGCCAGTCGGCTCCGGTCCTCTCCTGTGCGTACTCCTCAGACGGCCAGCTGCTCGTGTCTGG ctctGTGGACAAAACTGTTGCAGTCTATGATGCT ataaatgctgttttgctgtacaCACTCAACCAGCACGAGAG gtACGTGACAGCATGTGCCTTCTCTCCGACTTCACCGCTAATTGCTACAGGGTCTATGGATAAGACTGTAAACATCTGGAGGCTGGAGGACGGATGCAGCACCAACG GCGGGAAGTCGATTCCtg aGAGGTCTGCTCTAACATCAAGTGATGGTAGGAAGGACGAAAATATGTCTGTACTGCAGA GGAGAACCACCGCGGGCCGATCGAAGCTGCTGGTCAGCGATTGGTCGGAGGAGGATGTGTCATCGTGGCTGGTGGAGGAAGGCCTCGGGGGATTGGTGGACAAATTCACGGCTAACAACATAGACGGGACAGAGCTGCTCAGTCTCACCAAGGAAACGCTGGCGTCAGAGCTACACATAG AGTCAGTCGGCCTGCGCAGTAAACTCctgaggaaggtggaggagctgaagagtgagtcagtgtgttcaggCATTCCTGATGAGTTCCTTTGTCCGATTACCAGAGAGCTTATGAGGGAACCAGTCATTGCTGCAG ATGGATACTCATATGAAAGACAGGCCATCGAGAGCTGGATCAACACCAAGAACCGCTCCAGCCCCATGACCAACCTCCCATTACTGACCACTCTGCTCACCCCGAACCACACCCTGAAGATGGCCATCGGCCGCTGGAAAACCACCCACTAG
- the wdsub1 gene encoding WD repeat, SAM and U-box domain-containing protein 1 isoform X2: protein MMSLICTLQDHRDDVNWCAFTSKLLATCSGDKTLRIYNTRDFSELPFSPLTGHGYGVHCCCFSACGQFLASCSTDATTLVWSMDTGEIEAVLEHPGRSPVRVCAISPDSAHLVSGASDGTLALWDFPSKQLRRTGAVNDTTMVACSFSPCSQVFVTGSTYGDLRLWNLDMNQLHTEKNAHDLGVTCCTFAPSILSGGQVVQFRLASCGQDSHLKIWSINKSSSGACKMQLLHTLTGQSAPVLSCAYSSDGQLLVSGSVDKTVAVYDAINAVLLYTLNQHERYVTACAFSPTSPLIATGSMDKTVNIWRLEDGCSTNGGKSIPERSALTSSDGRTTAGRSKLLVSDWSEEDVSSWLVEEGLGGLVDKFTANNIDGTELLSLTKETLASELHIESVGLRSKLLRKVEELKSESVCSGIPDEFLCPITRELMREPVIAADGYSYERQAIESWINTKNRSSPMTNLPLLTTLLTPNHTLKMAIGRWKTTH, encoded by the exons ATGATGTCTCTGATTTGCACTTTACAAGACCATCGAGACGATGTCAACTGGTGTGCCTTCACCAGCAAGCTGTTAGCCACGTGTTCTGGGGACAAAACCCTCAGGATATACAACACCCGGGACTTCTCAGAGCTGCCCTTCTCGCCACTGACAGGACATGGCTACGGcgtccactgctgctgtttcagcGCCTGCGGACAGTTCCTCGCCTCGTGCTCGACTGATGCCACCACGCTGGTCTGGTCCATGGACACGGGGGAGATCGAGGCCGTCCTGGAACATCCCGGTCGCAGTCCTGTGAGGGTCTGTGCCATCTCCCCGGACTCTGCCCACCTGGTTTCCGGAGCGTCTGACGGCACTTTGGCTCTGTGGGATTTCCCCTCAAAACAGCTGCGCAG GACCGGAGCGGTGAATGACACAACAATGGTGGCCTGCTCCTTCAGCCCCTGCAGTCAGGTGTTCGTGACAGGCTCCACCTATGGAGACCTGCGTCTGTGGAACCTGGACATGAACCAGCTCCACACAGAGAAGAACGCCCACGACCTGGGGGTCACCTGCTGCACCTTCGCTCCCAGCATCCTCAGTG gcGGTCAAGTTGTGCAGTTTCGTCTGGCGTCCTGCGGGCAAGACAGTCACCTGAAGATCTGGTCCATAAACAAGTCGAGCTCTGGAG CCTGTAagatgcagctgctgcacacattAACTGGCCAGTCGGCTCCGGTCCTCTCCTGTGCGTACTCCTCAGACGGCCAGCTGCTCGTGTCTGG ctctGTGGACAAAACTGTTGCAGTCTATGATGCT ataaatgctgttttgctgtacaCACTCAACCAGCACGAGAG gtACGTGACAGCATGTGCCTTCTCTCCGACTTCACCGCTAATTGCTACAGGGTCTATGGATAAGACTGTAAACATCTGGAGGCTGGAGGACGGATGCAGCACCAACG GCGGGAAGTCGATTCCtg aGAGGTCTGCTCTAACATCAAGTGATG GGAGAACCACCGCGGGCCGATCGAAGCTGCTGGTCAGCGATTGGTCGGAGGAGGATGTGTCATCGTGGCTGGTGGAGGAAGGCCTCGGGGGATTGGTGGACAAATTCACGGCTAACAACATAGACGGGACAGAGCTGCTCAGTCTCACCAAGGAAACGCTGGCGTCAGAGCTACACATAG AGTCAGTCGGCCTGCGCAGTAAACTCctgaggaaggtggaggagctgaagagtgagtcagtgtgttcaggCATTCCTGATGAGTTCCTTTGTCCGATTACCAGAGAGCTTATGAGGGAACCAGTCATTGCTGCAG ATGGATACTCATATGAAAGACAGGCCATCGAGAGCTGGATCAACACCAAGAACCGCTCCAGCCCCATGACCAACCTCCCATTACTGACCACTCTGCTCACCCCGAACCACACCCTGAAGATGGCCATCGGCCGCTGGAAAACCACCCACTAG